A stretch of the Archangium violaceum genome encodes the following:
- a CDS encoding Lrp/AsnC family transcriptional regulator, producing MALDELDGRILALLEANGRESATKLAAKVGLSRSAVQERVARLERDGIIQGYTIRRGSGGPPAGVDAYLFVRLDGPACPRVAPLVRELPEVLSVESLAGELDMLIRVRVPDMTALNALRERVARLPEVRTVTTAPVLAVHLDRR from the coding sequence ATGGCGCTGGACGAGCTGGACGGGCGCATCCTGGCCCTGCTGGAGGCCAACGGGCGGGAGTCCGCCACCAAGCTGGCGGCGAAGGTGGGCCTCTCGCGCTCCGCGGTCCAGGAGCGCGTGGCCCGGCTCGAGCGCGACGGCATCATCCAGGGCTACACCATCCGGCGGGGCAGCGGCGGGCCCCCGGCCGGGGTGGACGCCTACCTCTTCGTTCGGTTGGACGGGCCGGCGTGCCCCCGCGTGGCTCCCCTGGTGCGCGAGCTGCCGGAGGTGCTCAGCGTCGAGTCGCTCGCCGGCGAGCTCGACATGCTCATCCGCGTGCGCGTCCCCGACATGACGGCCCTGAATGCACTGCGCGAGCGCGTGGCCCGCCTCCCCGAGGTGCGTACCGTCACCACCGCACCGGTGCTCGCCGTGCACCTGGACCGGCGCTGA
- a CDS encoding glycoside hydrolase family 97 catalytic domain-containing protein → MLNTAVPAIGFAAENPIRTIIAERSWTITAPNVGAPSARVELNPSSGTLTLSAFRGVQTVLAPAAVGLQTTQADLTRGLSPLGRSDRTVLEQYAMTTGKRRVRSSLMTETRLAFANANGARLDLLVRVSADGVAYRYEVPDPTGVTVTGEASAFSVPATSTAWLLPYNAQYEQARIETTAGAAPARDYGYPSLFKVGDSFVLLTESDVDGRYAGSRLVHKGSGSYQVVLADAQVHSPGALRTPWRTAIIGDLATVTGSTLVDDLASPARFTDTSWIHPGKSAWSWLSENSSPGNFERQKAYVDFAARNGWSYVLVDEGWSSTWVPELTRYARAKGVDILLWFHWTRLDTPQERDSWLPLVRSWGVKGVKVDFMESDSQSRYQWYDAVLERTAQLRLMINFHGSTIPHGLARTWPHVMTMEAVRGAENWPSPNTNPVQVFTRNVVGSMDYTPVTFEAANREASIAHEVALSVAYESGWQHLADKPEVYERHPQALRFLNQVPTAWDETRFVAGNPSNEAVIARRRGDRWFVGAIAAGEPRTVSAPLRFLGAGQWLVEVVRDDAGEQRTDVLRDRWIMGSFNTLSVNVRRHGGFAAIICRYSPGRQTCDEPIRQVPPSGLTVTPTGPVDVESGSILEVSGTFTAPASTSIRDVTFSVRPPIGWSSLGEELTRSSMAPGESLQGRWTVRLDPGGGNGRFGNIDLPIAAEFRLPGDAAGTPRVHVEQALRAFVLPPAPTGSPYVSALPFLSETNGYGPVERDRSNGEAASDDGNPLSMGGVTYAKGLGTHAPSEVSIYLGRNCQSFTADIGLDDETTQTGSVTFKVLGDGGVLYDSGVIRGKGPARPLSVGVSGVRMLSLQVTDGGDGKNFDHADWANARLSCDES, encoded by the coding sequence GTGCTCAACACCGCGGTCCCGGCGATCGGCTTCGCCGCTGAAAACCCCATCCGGACGATCATCGCGGAGAGATCCTGGACGATCACCGCGCCCAACGTGGGTGCACCCTCCGCGAGGGTGGAGCTCAATCCCTCGAGCGGAACACTGACCCTGTCCGCGTTCCGGGGCGTCCAGACGGTCCTTGCTCCGGCGGCGGTGGGTCTGCAAACCACCCAGGCCGATCTCACCCGGGGGCTGAGCCCGCTGGGGCGCAGCGATCGCACGGTGCTCGAGCAGTACGCCATGACGACCGGGAAACGGCGCGTACGCTCGTCGTTGATGACCGAGACACGGCTGGCCTTCGCGAACGCCAACGGTGCGCGTCTGGATCTGCTCGTACGGGTCTCCGCGGACGGAGTCGCCTACCGTTACGAGGTTCCCGACCCGACCGGGGTCACGGTGACGGGAGAGGCGTCCGCGTTCTCGGTGCCGGCCACCTCCACCGCGTGGCTCCTGCCCTACAACGCGCAGTACGAGCAGGCCCGGATCGAGACAACGGCGGGCGCCGCGCCGGCCCGTGACTACGGCTACCCCTCCCTGTTCAAGGTCGGCGACAGCTTCGTGCTGCTCACCGAGTCCGATGTGGACGGCCGCTATGCGGGCAGCCGGCTCGTGCACAAGGGTTCCGGCTCCTACCAGGTCGTGCTGGCCGACGCGCAGGTCCACTCCCCGGGAGCGCTGCGGACCCCCTGGCGCACCGCGATCATCGGCGACCTCGCGACGGTGACCGGGTCGACCCTGGTGGATGACCTCGCCTCCCCTGCCCGGTTCACCGACACCTCGTGGATCCACCCCGGCAAGTCCGCCTGGTCCTGGTTGAGCGAGAATTCGAGCCCGGGCAACTTCGAACGGCAGAAGGCCTACGTGGACTTCGCCGCGCGCAACGGCTGGTCCTACGTCCTGGTCGACGAGGGCTGGAGCAGCACCTGGGTACCCGAGCTGACCCGCTACGCACGCGCCAAGGGGGTCGACATCCTGCTGTGGTTCCACTGGACCCGGCTGGACACTCCTCAGGAGCGCGATTCCTGGCTGCCGCTGGTGCGGTCCTGGGGCGTCAAGGGCGTCAAGGTCGACTTCATGGAGTCCGACTCCCAGTCGCGCTACCAGTGGTACGACGCCGTGCTGGAGCGGACCGCGCAGCTGCGGCTGATGATCAACTTCCACGGCTCGACGATCCCACATGGTCTGGCGCGCACCTGGCCGCACGTGATGACCATGGAGGCCGTCCGGGGTGCGGAGAACTGGCCGTCGCCGAACACCAACCCCGTGCAGGTCTTCACCCGCAACGTGGTCGGCTCGATGGACTACACCCCGGTCACCTTCGAGGCCGCCAACCGGGAGGCGTCGATCGCACACGAAGTGGCGCTGTCGGTGGCCTACGAGTCCGGATGGCAGCATCTCGCCGACAAGCCGGAAGTCTACGAGCGCCATCCGCAAGCGCTGCGTTTCCTCAACCAGGTTCCGACGGCGTGGGACGAGACCCGGTTCGTGGCGGGCAACCCCAGCAACGAAGCGGTGATCGCCCGGCGCAGGGGGGACCGGTGGTTCGTAGGGGCGATCGCGGCCGGTGAGCCGCGGACGGTCTCCGCGCCGCTGCGCTTCCTCGGCGCGGGCCAGTGGCTCGTGGAGGTGGTCCGCGACGACGCTGGCGAGCAGCGCACCGACGTGCTCAGGGACCGGTGGATCATGGGCTCGTTCAACACGCTATCGGTGAACGTGCGCCGCCACGGCGGGTTCGCGGCGATCATCTGCCGCTATAGCCCGGGCCGACAGACCTGCGACGAGCCCATCCGGCAGGTTCCTCCGAGCGGGCTGACCGTCACGCCGACCGGGCCGGTGGATGTCGAGAGCGGGTCCATCCTGGAGGTCTCCGGCACCTTCACCGCTCCGGCGAGCACGTCGATCCGCGACGTCACATTCAGCGTTCGTCCTCCCATCGGCTGGTCGTCCCTGGGCGAGGAGCTCACCCGGTCCTCCATGGCTCCCGGGGAGAGCCTCCAGGGGCGCTGGACGGTCCGGCTCGATCCGGGGGGTGGAAACGGCAGGTTCGGCAACATCGACCTTCCGATCGCGGCGGAGTTCCGGTTGCCCGGCGATGCGGCGGGCACGCCACGGGTGCATGTGGAGCAGGCCCTGCGGGCCTTCGTTCTGCCGCCAGCACCCACCGGGAGCCCCTACGTCAGCGCTCTTCCGTTCCTCTCCGAGACCAATGGGTACGGCCCGGTCGAACGAGACCGGTCCAACGGCGAGGCGGCCAGTGACGACGGCAATCCGCTGTCCATGGGAGGAGTCACCTACGCCAAGGGCCTGGGCACGCACGCGCCCTCGGAGGTGTCGATCTACCTCGGCCGGAACTGCCAGAGCTTCACGGCCGACATCGGGCTCGACGACGAAACCACTCAGACGGGCTCGGTGACCTTCAAGGTGCTCGGTGATGGCGGGGTGCTGTATGACAGCGGCGTCATCCGGGGCAAAGGACCGGCCAGGCCGCTCTCCGTCGGCGTCTCCGGCGTGCGCATGCTGAGCCTTCAGGTCACCGATGGCGGCGACGGCAAGAACTTCGACCACGCCGACTGGGCGAACGCCCGGTTGTCGTGCGACGAGTCCTAG
- a CDS encoding cysteine hydrolase family protein, translating into MELHDRAALISIDVQQGFDDPSWGPRNNPHMEAHGLRLLAAWRRSGRPLVIVRHDSPSPTSPLRLGQPGNALKPGFEPLAGEPLLTKTVNSAFIGTDLEERLHAAGVRQVVLFGIATDMCVSTTARMAANLGFDLVVVGDACHTWAQRAPDGTLFDADTMHRVHLATLATEFGRVVDTADVLAALAA; encoded by the coding sequence ATGGAACTCCACGACCGCGCAGCGCTCATCTCCATCGACGTGCAGCAGGGCTTCGACGACCCGTCCTGGGGCCCACGCAACAACCCCCACATGGAAGCTCACGGACTGCGGTTGCTCGCGGCCTGGCGGCGCTCCGGGCGGCCACTCGTCATCGTGCGCCATGACAGTCCCTCTCCCACTTCGCCACTGCGCCTGGGGCAGCCGGGCAACGCGCTCAAGCCGGGCTTCGAGCCGCTCGCTGGCGAGCCGCTGCTCACCAAGACAGTCAATAGCGCCTTCATCGGCACCGACCTGGAGGAACGCCTGCATGCGGCCGGAGTGCGGCAGGTCGTCCTCTTCGGCATCGCCACGGACATGTGCGTCTCCACCACCGCGCGCATGGCGGCCAATCTGGGCTTCGACCTGGTGGTGGTGGGGGATGCCTGCCACACCTGGGCGCAGCGGGCACCGGATGGCACCCTGTTCGACGCGGACACCATGCACCGCGTGCACCTCGCCACCCTGGCGACCGAGTTCGGCCGCGTGGTGGACACCGCCGACGTGCTGGCGGCCCTCGCGGCGTAG
- a CDS encoding CPBP family intramembrane glutamic endopeptidase — translation MMLSSLDHLMAVGLVVAFPLYGSWSQRVLVRATAEGRPDARMRDYLLTMLTLWSLVLLTLLLWGSANRPGSLLGLVFSGGTGALVGAGATVLALLLLLSQWHVINRLDDAGRAQLAAQMGSVSTLLPQTSREYRTFQALSVTAGICEEVLYRGFLLWYAAVFFGVWPAVILTGLVFGLAHLYQGAAGVVKSTAVGLLLGALYATTESLLWPILIHIAIDLQGGAIGWALSGARREAV, via the coding sequence ATGATGCTCTCGAGCCTGGACCACCTGATGGCCGTTGGGCTCGTCGTCGCCTTCCCCCTCTATGGCTCGTGGAGTCAACGGGTGCTCGTGCGCGCCACGGCGGAGGGTCGACCCGACGCGAGGATGAGGGACTACCTCCTGACGATGTTGACGCTGTGGTCCCTTGTCCTGCTCACGCTGCTCCTTTGGGGGAGCGCCAACCGGCCGGGGTCCCTGCTGGGGCTCGTGTTCTCGGGCGGCACGGGGGCGCTGGTCGGTGCTGGCGCCACCGTGCTCGCGCTGCTGCTCCTGCTCTCCCAGTGGCACGTCATCAACCGCCTGGACGACGCGGGACGCGCGCAACTCGCCGCACAGATGGGCTCTGTTTCGACCCTCCTTCCCCAGACCTCACGCGAGTACCGGACCTTCCAGGCGCTCTCGGTCACCGCGGGCATTTGCGAGGAGGTGCTCTACCGCGGCTTCCTGCTCTGGTACGCGGCGGTGTTCTTCGGAGTCTGGCCCGCCGTCATCCTCACGGGGCTCGTCTTCGGTCTCGCCCACCTCTACCAGGGGGCCGCCGGGGTGGTGAAATCCACGGCCGTCGGCCTGCTCCTCGGCGCGCTCTACGCGACCACCGAATCCCTGCTCTGGCCCATCCTCATCCATATCGCGATCGACCTGCAGGGTGGCGCCATCGGATGGGCGCTGAGTGGAGCGCGGCGCGAGGCCGTTTGA
- a CDS encoding ArsR/SmtB family transcription factor, translating into MTLPRNSARTGRRALAALASPARHEVLGALAEGPATVRVLAERLGRSRQALYHHLDVLERAGVVRVAGEVGEGRSREKLYAIHPEGLQLTDAPASPGEVRTAVRASQAMLRLTTREVAAAILASGLRRDGPERELMAVRAKVRLSAQKLRQLNEHLDAIHTMLTSTGDAGKEDALYAVTLILTPAREAGLGDATRKRAPARRSGR; encoded by the coding sequence ATGACACTCCCTCGGAACTCCGCCCGGACGGGTCGGCGGGCGCTGGCGGCACTCGCTTCACCCGCGCGACATGAGGTATTGGGGGCGCTTGCTGAAGGCCCCGCGACGGTCCGTGTCCTGGCGGAGCGGCTCGGGAGGAGCCGGCAGGCCCTGTACCACCACCTGGACGTCCTGGAGCGCGCTGGAGTGGTGCGGGTGGCCGGCGAGGTGGGCGAGGGCAGGAGCCGCGAGAAGCTCTATGCCATACACCCCGAGGGTCTCCAGCTGACGGACGCCCCCGCCTCCCCGGGAGAGGTCCGGACGGCGGTGCGCGCGAGCCAGGCGATGCTGCGCCTCACGACTCGCGAGGTCGCCGCGGCCATTCTCGCCAGTGGGCTGCGGCGGGACGGACCCGAGCGCGAGCTCATGGCGGTGCGCGCGAAGGTCCGACTGAGCGCCCAGAAGCTCCGCCAGCTCAATGAACACCTGGACGCGATTCATACGATGCTGACCTCCACGGGCGATGCCGGAAAGGAGGACGCGCTGTACGCGGTGACGCTGATCCTCACTCCCGCGCGTGAAGCGGGACTCGGAGACGCAACCCGGAAGCGCGCCCCGGCGCGACGGAGTGGACGATGA